The Phormidium sp. PBR-2020 DNA segment AATGCGATCGCCTGTTGGCTGTTGGCCCGCTTAGCCGCCAAACCCGGAGGAATTGTCGCATGAAACTAACTGGAATCATCAAACACGTCGCTATGGGAACCGGCGCTTGGACCCTAGAAACAGAGACGGGCCAAGTCTATGAACTCCATGAAAGCACTCCGTCCGAGGTCTTGCAGTCAGGTCAGTCTGTCACCCTAGAGGGAACTGTCCGTGATGACGTAATGACCCTCGCGGCCCTAGGACCCGTTTTTGAGGTGAAATCCTTTCAACTGGGAACCGAGTCCTAGGCGTATCAGTCACAACTTAATGAATGCCATTAAGAACACTTTGGACTTCAAAAATCCAAGGTGTTTTTGCTTTTTACGTGAAAATAACTAGGCTAATTCAGTGTAAATACGCAGGACAGCAATCCGTATTTTTTCTGGGTCTGTCATTGATTTTAAAAACGAAATTTCGGCAATTTAAAGGTCAGAGTTGGGTTGAGTGTAATACCTGTATCCTTTATGAGTTAAGGCATAGACGTATGAGACGTTGTGTTTGAGAATGACTGTTCCATTTATGAAGCTTATGTAAAGCTACAGACGTTAGATAATAAAGTTTCGGTGAACTCTTGCCAAAATAGAAGACACCGTAGAAGGAGTCGCCTAAGATAGAAACGTGGACAAAAACACCACCTCAACGAAGGCGACGACCCAGAAATAGGTTCGCTTTCTAAACCTAAACTATTTAGAATGGAGCCATTCCCAATGAAATTCTTTAACTCAACCCTTGTCGGTCTTTCCGTTGCCGCCGTCGCTTCCTTGACTCTTGGTGTAGAAGCAGCAAATGCTGGCCCTGGGGGAGGTAATGGTAATGGGGGGGGGAATCCTAACTCTGGCGGTGGCCTTGTGGCCAGCGGAACCTGTGACATCGCGAACCTAACCGGAACCACGGACTGCGAAGGGATTTATAGTGGTAACGATTCCAATAGCATCAGCACCAGTACCGAGATGTTCGGCAAGACGGGCTGGTCAGAGTTATGGAAAGTCGATGACAGTAGTGGCACTACAGGTCCCCTAACCGTTGCCCTAAACAACGCCGGTCAGGAAACCTCGGGAACCTGGCAGTTATCTGAGGACTTTAATTTCGATAGCTATGAGTCCGTGATGTTCGTTCTCAAAGGCGGTCCCACCTTTACTGCCTATCTCTCTGATAGTGAGACCATGTCCGGGACTTGGAATACCGATGACCTACGCAATGGTGGCGGAGGTGTCGGTCCTGGCTTATCTCACTTCACCGTCTGGACGACTGGCACTGGAAGTGGCAATAACGGAGGTTCTACACCTGCCTCTGTTCCCGAACCTGCCGCTCTTCTCGGTCTAGGGTCTGTTGCTCTCGCCTCTCGGTTCCTGCGTCGCAAGTCTGAAGACGCCTAAGTCTTTCGGGTGTTAGGGTCTCTAGTCTAGTCTGGCTGCTCAGGCCCGCCACAATTTAAGAACTGTTAATCTTCTCTCCATGCCCCCCGATTTAGGTCGGGGGGTGTTTTTTTGTCCGTCATGGTGTTTTTGCGTATATCCACTGTTAAATATGCCGAAATACCCATGAATCAAGGGTTGACACGAGAATGGTTCTTGAAGATTGCGTAAAGACACGCAGGTTAAATCATGAAGTTTGCATGAACCTTAGGTAGCTTTAGTTACACGCTGGAATCCTTGGCCTAGAATGAGAGTAGAAACACGTAAATTCTAGGTCGAAAGCCGCAGTTGCGGGTTTCTCTAGGTATTTCCCTCAATAATTCTTTAGGATGTCCCGATCATGAAACTACTGAACCCGGTTACTACAACCCTCTGCGGCGTCGCTGTTGCCACGGTCGCCTCCTTCTCCGTTGGCGTCCAATCAGCCAATGCGCTGTTCCACATCTCCGGCACGACCTGCTCAACCGATAACTTGACGGGTTCGACAGACTGCGAGGGAATTTTCGGGGCAGATCCTCCCGAGTTCGTTGGGAATCCCTCTGCCGATATCGACTCCAGCACGGAACTCTTCGGCAAGACTGGCTGGACGAAACTGTTCAAAGTGGATATGGACAGTATCAGCATGACTGATGGCTTGTTAAATGTCACTGGGAATGACGGCGACTTGCTCTCTGGAAGTTGGAATCTAACGGGGTTTGATTTCAGCAACTATGGAGATGTCATGTTCACTCTCAAAGGTGGTCCTACCTTCTCAGCCTATTTATCTGACGGTGTGACGACCAATGGAACCTGGACGACTCAGGATTTACGTACGGGGGGACAAAATCCTCGGATTGGTCCTGGCTTGTCTAACTTCGTTGTTTGGGGACGAGAGCCTGTTCCCACGGTTCCCGAACCCGCTACCATCTTCGGTTTAGGTGCGATCGCCCTGGCTTCTCGCTTCCTGCGCCGCAAATCTGACGACGTATAATTCTCCGCTAGGAGATTAGACCATAACTTCAGTGAACGAACGCCCCCACTTGATGATTGGGGGCGTTTTTGTGGGGACATCTGGGGAGCTTGCCGGGAGGGTCAGCAAAATGTGAGAATGCTGAGGTAGTTCGACCGTCACTCTCTCGAAACCCTATGGCCAGTCAATCCCCCATCCCTGTCGTTGTTAACGGTGCTGCCGGAAAAATGGGCCGCGAAGTCGTCAAAGCCGTTGCCCAAGCGGACGATATGCTGCTGCTGGGGGCAGTGGATACGAACCCCAATGTGGCGGGCCAGGATGTGGGTGAGGTAGCCGGTTGTGGTCCCCTGGAAGTGCCGATTCTCTCGGACTTGCAAAGTACCTTAGTGATGGCCACCCAGGAACAAACTCAAGGGGTGATGGTGGATTTCACCCATCCCAGTGGAGTCTATGAAAATATCCGGGCGGCGATCGCCTATGGAGTCCGTCCCGTTGTCGGAACCACGGGATTGAGTCCTGAACAGATCCAAGATTTAGCAGAATTTGCCGAAAAAGCCAGTACCGGCTGTCTGATTATCCCCAACTTCTCCATTGGGGTAGTACTGATGCAGCAGGCGGCCATTCAAGCCTCGAAATACTTTGACCATGTGGAGATTATCGAACTCCATCATAATCAAAAAGCCGATGCCCCTTCAGGAACAGCTATCAAAACCGCCGAAATGCTCGGGGAATTAGGCAAACGCTATAACCCCGCCGCCGTGGAGGAAGAGGAAAAGTTACAAGGGGCCCGAGGCAGTGTTGGCCAAGAAAATATCCGTATTCATAGTGTCCGCCTCCCAGGACTAATTGCCCATCAGGAGATTTTGTTTGGGGCCCCCGGCCAGGTCTATACCCTACGCCATGATACGAGCGATCGCGCCTGTTATATGCCCGGAGTCCTTCTGTCGATTCGCCAAGTAACCCAACTCAACGCCCTGGTGTATGGCTTAGAGAAGATCATCTAATCTCCAGTTCCCCCGAGAGTGCCACCCCTCCGGTCAAGTTTTGTCATTATTCGTACACTAGAGATAGTCCATCTTGTCGGTTTAAGTCGGAATCGACAGACACTTGGTGACGGTTCCCACGGACACTGAGGCGATCGCACTTGGAAGATACAACATGGTCGAAATTCTCGCCGCCCTGTCTGCATCGGCTGCGGCTGGCCTGAGAATTGGTCTACCTCTGCTGATGATTGGCTTGGTGAAAACCAATCTTTGGTCGGATGTGCCACTTCTCTCCAACTTCTCTCCCTCCCTGGTAGTAGGAGTTCTCGCCGCTTGGTCTTGTTTTGAACTCTTTGCTTCAAAACAACTTCTCGGGCAACGAGTGTTACAAATCATGCAATTGGTCTTTTCGCCCATCGCGGGGGCGATTGTCGGCATGGCGGTGGCCCAACTCGCGGAGATTGAAGATTGGCAAGTTGGGGTAATCGGGATTGTTGGCGGACTGCTGGCGTTGGTGTTGCAATTGGTGCAAACGGGTTGGTTTTTCCGGTTACGGGGACTCCCTATCTGGGCCATTTGGCTGCAAGATGCCCTCTCAGTGCTCCTCGTCCTCTTTGCCTTTGATGCCCCACAACAGGGGGGCTTGATTGCCCTCCTCCTATTATGGCTGGCCATTCGCAGTTCCTCGGCTTGGTATCGTTGGCATCGCCAGGAACGCTACAAACGTCGTTTGATGCAGCACGCGGAATATCAGGAAGCCCTAGAGGAGGAGGAGGAAAACCAGCAATCCTAGAAAAATTTTAGGAATTTTGCCAAAGTCTCCGGAATTCCTCCCCTCCTCACGAAAGTAAAAGACAGGTAGATGCACCCTGATGATTCAACCCCGGCGATTACACCCCGCCGGGGTTTTTTTGTGGCTTCCCCCTCAAAAGGGCCATCTCAGCCAGCGGCGGAGACTGTTGGAGAGGCGATCGCCCAGAGTAATCTCATCAAGCCAAGTGGCTTCGTTAGCGGCCCATTCATCCACCACCACTCGCCCGAGGGGAGTTAAGCGAAAACTATCGGTAATTCCCTGGCCATCCACTTCTCGCCGTAAAACCCCTACATTAATCAGCCACAGTAAATCATTCTCAGCCGCAAGTTCTCCCAGGGGATAGAGGCTATATCCCTGTTGTACCCCCGTCTCACCGACAATCTTTTCCAAGAAAATCCCCTGTTGACGGAAGTCTTGATACAGTTTCAGGGTGAAGGGGGCGCAACGCAGGGCCCGACGGGCGCGATCGAGGCTAGTTTGGGAATGGGGAATCGAGGTCGAGGGAGGAAGCGTCATAACTCATGGGGCCGGGGGACTTGTACCCTGTATTCTAAAGGAACAGAGGTTACAAGTTCCTCTTCCCGTCCTCGATTTTCCCTGTCTGCTCTAGTTCCCATGTCCATTGTTGTCGCCACGTTCTACCAATTTGTCCCCCTCCAGGATCTCGACTCCCTGCGATC contains these protein-coding regions:
- a CDS encoding PEP-CTERM sorting domain-containing protein; the encoded protein is MKFFNSTLVGLSVAAVASLTLGVEAANAGPGGGNGNGGGNPNSGGGLVASGTCDIANLTGTTDCEGIYSGNDSNSISTSTEMFGKTGWSELWKVDDSSGTTGPLTVALNNAGQETSGTWQLSEDFNFDSYESVMFVLKGGPTFTAYLSDSETMSGTWNTDDLRNGGGGVGPGLSHFTVWTTGTGSGNNGGSTPASVPEPAALLGLGSVALASRFLRRKSEDA
- a CDS encoding PEP-CTERM sorting domain-containing protein, with translation MKLLNPVTTTLCGVAVATVASFSVGVQSANALFHISGTTCSTDNLTGSTDCEGIFGADPPEFVGNPSADIDSSTELFGKTGWTKLFKVDMDSISMTDGLLNVTGNDGDLLSGSWNLTGFDFSNYGDVMFTLKGGPTFSAYLSDGVTTNGTWTTQDLRTGGQNPRIGPGLSNFVVWGREPVPTVPEPATIFGLGAIALASRFLRRKSDDV
- the dapB gene encoding 4-hydroxy-tetrahydrodipicolinate reductase, with product MASQSPIPVVVNGAAGKMGREVVKAVAQADDMLLLGAVDTNPNVAGQDVGEVAGCGPLEVPILSDLQSTLVMATQEQTQGVMVDFTHPSGVYENIRAAIAYGVRPVVGTTGLSPEQIQDLAEFAEKASTGCLIIPNFSIGVVLMQQAAIQASKYFDHVEIIELHHNQKADAPSGTAIKTAEMLGELGKRYNPAAVEEEEKLQGARGSVGQENIRIHSVRLPGLIAHQEILFGAPGQVYTLRHDTSDRACYMPGVLLSIRQVTQLNALVYGLEKII
- a CDS encoding DUF4126 family protein, whose product is MVEILAALSASAAAGLRIGLPLLMIGLVKTNLWSDVPLLSNFSPSLVVGVLAAWSCFELFASKQLLGQRVLQIMQLVFSPIAGAIVGMAVAQLAEIEDWQVGVIGIVGGLLALVLQLVQTGWFFRLRGLPIWAIWLQDALSVLLVLFAFDAPQQGGLIALLLLWLAIRSSSAWYRWHRQERYKRRLMQHAEYQEALEEEEENQQS